The following nucleotide sequence is from Paracrocinitomix mangrovi.
AACAGAAGCAAGAATGATTAAACCACCCATTGTAGGTGTTCCTTCTTTCTCTTTTTGACCTTCTAAACCAAGATCTCTTACTGTTTCACCAACTTGTTGTTTTCTTAAAATATTGATAAGGCGATTACCAAATACCATGGAAATCAATAGTGAAGTAATAATTGCCATTGCCGATCGGAATGAGATATAATCAAAAACTCCGGCTCCTGGAAAACCTAATTCATCTAGATATGTAAATAGATAGTATAACATTACTTATTAAGGGATTTAAGGGTTTCTTTAAGCGTTTCAAAGTCATCAAATGGAAATCGCTCACCATTGATTTCTTGATATTTTTCGTGACCTTTTCCGGCAATCAAAACGATATCACCAGGCATAGCCAATGAACAGGCCACTTTAATCGCTTCTTTTCTATTTGTAATCGACAAGGCTTTTGCTGTTTTCTCAACAGGAATACCTTGTTTCATTTCACCAATAATTACTTCAGGATCTTCTGATCTTGGATTGTCAGATGTCAAAATCACTTTATCAGACATATTAGCCGCAATCTCTGCCATTAAAGGACGTTTAGCCTTATCTCTATCTCCACCACAACCAACAATTGTCAATACCTGTTCATTTTTTGTTCTAACATCTTGAATAGTAGACAAGACATTTTTTAATGCATCAGGCGTATGCGCATAATCCACAATACCTATGATATTAGTTTCTGACTGCATGTATTCAAATCTTCCTTCAACAGCTTTTAGCTTGCTCAACGAAGTCAACACTTCTACTTGATCTAAACCTAATTCACAAGCAATAGCATAAACCATTACGATATTATAAGCATTGAACCCACCTACCAACTTAGTCCACAACTCCTGATTATTGATGTTCAACACTAAGCCGGAGAATGAATTCTCAATCACCTTTGCTTTGTAATCCGCTACATTTTTTACCGCGAAAGTCAACACCTTTGCTTTTGTATTCTGAACCATTACTAATCCATTGGCATCATCAACATTTACAATAGCCTTAGCATCACTATTCAAGTCATCAAAAAATCTCTTTTTAGCCTGGATATACTCTTTAAATGTCTTGTGATAATCTAAATGATCATGCGTGATATTGGTAAACCCGGCCATATCAAAATCAAGCCCTGCAATTCTTCTTTGATGAATCGCATGTGACGAAACTTCCATGAAACAGAACTCGCATCCAGCATCCACCATTTCTCTCAACAGTTCATTTAAAGCAACCGGATTAGGAGTTGTATGAGTTGAAGGAATCTCTGTTTTATTAATCTTATTTACTACGGTAGAAAGCAATCCTGCAGCATAACCCATATCCAAAACAAGATCATGCAACAATGTTGTCGTAGTTGTTTTACCATTAGTTCCGGTAATTCCAATCAGTTTAATTTCTTCAGAAGGATTGTCATAAAAGTTAGACGCCATGATCCCCAATGCATCAGCAGAATCTTTAACGACACAATAAGTAATTGTATCGATTAGATTTTCAGGAAGCTTTTCACACACTACAGCAATTGCTCCTTTTTCAACAGCAGCACCTATATAGTCATGACCATTTACATGCGCGCCATCAACAGCCACAAACACGTTACCAGCTTCAACACTTCTTGAATCGAACTCAATTTTGTTCACTTCAATTTGTGTTGAACCATGCGTTTCTAGCAAAGCAGTTTTGTACAATATATCTTGTAGTAATTGCATTATTTTAGCCCTATCTCTATTTGATTTCCTTTAATTAATTCTGTTCCAGGCAAAACAGATTGCGTAACCACTCTTCCCTGCCCACGATATTTTACTCTTAAGCCTAAATTCTCCAATAGATATACCGCATCATTTAGAGGCATACCTTTCACATCCGGCACTTTATTTCTATTGACTTTTTTCGGTTTTAAAGTCACCTTATCAGTACCATTTCCAGACAACCATTCTGCTCCTTGAGAATTATCAGCAAAATCTACATTGGTAAAAGCTAGCGCAGTAGCGGTTTCAACATTGCTTCCATACTTTACCTTAGGCACAGTAGCAAGCGGTTGATTTTCCTTATTGAAATCTATATGATACTGCATTGAAGAAGAATAAACCTTGTCTGCAATTGCAGAAAACACAGTTCCCGAAACCTGCGCACCATAAATCTGTTTGGTAGGTCCAGCAATAGAAACAATACATGAATACTTAGGCTCATCTGCCGGAAAATAACCGACAAAAGACGCCTGATAATCTTCACCATATCCAAGGTTTGTATTAACCAAACGAGCCGTTCCTGTTTTACCGGCAATGTCAAAATTTGAAGATTGCAACATTTTACCAGTTCCATTTTTAACCACACCTTTTAAGCACAACTTCAACTTTTCAAGCGTATTGTCAGAGCAAATTTTCTCTTTCAACACCACCTTATCGTACTCCAACACTGTACGATTACCCATTCTTACCTCTTTCACAAACTGAGGTTTAATCAACTCACCATCATTTGCTACTGCATTATAGAAAGCCAGAATCTGCAACGGCGTTAACTCCACCTCATAGCCAATTGCCATTTGAGCTAACGTAATCCCTGACCATCCATCTTCTCCTTTATTTTTAATTACAGGAAATGGCTCACCAGCTATATCCAAACCAAGGGTATCTGCTAAACCAAATGACTTTAAACGGTCAACAAACTTTTGAGCATCACTGTAATAGGCATCATAAACTATTTTTGAAAAAACATTTGAAGAAACTTCAAAAGCTTCACGTACAGTTATTTTTCCGTAACCACCTTCATGCGAATCTTTAATGGTATGATCGTAAAAATGATACTCTCCATAAGCACCAACCACATCATCAATTGTCACTTTCCCATCCTCTAACAAAGCCATTAATGAAGCTAACTTAAAGGTAGACCCAGGATCTGTTTTTGTTCCTACCGCATGATTGTACAACTCATAATAACCGCCATCATCTCCCTTAGTAAGATTAGCAATTGCCTTAATGTAACCGGTTTCAACCTCCATTAAAACCACTGAACCATAGGCAGCATCCTGATTTACCAATTGGTTTCTCAGCTCATTCTCTGCTACTTCTTGAATATTAACATCAATAGAAGTAACTATGTCTGCGCCCGGAACAGGATCTTTTAAATTATCAGCACTTATTGGCTTCCAACTACCGTTTACCCATTGCTTGGTTCTTAAACCATATTCCCCGGCTAAATATTTGTCAAAAGCTCCTTCTAACCCAACGGGACGAGCACCCTCTCTTGTATATCCCAAGGTTCTTTTAGCTAAAGCACCATTAGGCAATTGTCTCACAAACTCATCCTCTACAATAAATCCACCTTTATATTGAGATTCTCTAAGAATTGGAAAAGTTCTCAACTGTTGTAATGTTGTGTATTTCACCTTATGTTGAATCAAAAGATATCTACTTGAATCAACCCTTCCTTTTCTCAGGTATGACTGCCACTGCTGCTCAGTTCTTTCTTTAAAAAGATTAGACAAATTATATGCAAGCGAATCCACCTCTTCAAACAAATTATCCGACATTACAGTCATATCAATATGCAGATCATACAAGGGTACAGAAGTAACCAGATCACTACCATCATCTGCCAAAATTCGACCACGTTGAGCGGGAATCGAATCCACAATCACATCTAGAGACTCAGTAGAATCTGCAGACAAAGGAGCATCTTCCACAACATCCCCATATTGTATATTTACCACACGCACCAAAACAATCAACATCACGATTGCAACCAGCACATATAACACATACGACTTAATTAATATTTGCTTGTCTTTACTCACTCTTCAAACAAGTACTTTTTTACTCTAATTTTCTTTGGAGATGTTCTACTCTCACTCAGCCCACTACTCTCCAACTTCACCTTTATTTGCCTTCTTCCCTTTTTTGAGATATACTCACTACTAAGGGTGTAATACTCAGAATTCAACTCTCCTAATTCTTCTTGCAACCTCACCTCTTTTTTAGTCATAGTCTCTCCGTAATAACCCCAGCCAATCAACAACACCATCAACAAAGCCACATAAAAAGTGAAAGGCAAATTCTTGATAAACCAATCCTTTGTCAAAAACTCACCACTCATGATTTGAGCAATCACTCTTCCTCTCGGCGTTCCGGATTTTTTCTTTTTTCCGGCTACCTTTTTAGAAGAATCATTTACTTTTAAC
It contains:
- a CDS encoding UDP-N-acetylmuramoyl-L-alanyl-D-glutamate--2,6-diaminopimelate ligase; translated protein: MQLLQDILYKTALLETHGSTQIEVNKIEFDSRSVEAGNVFVAVDGAHVNGHDYIGAAVEKGAIAVVCEKLPENLIDTITYCVVKDSADALGIMASNFYDNPSEEIKLIGITGTNGKTTTTTLLHDLVLDMGYAAGLLSTVVNKINKTEIPSTHTTPNPVALNELLREMVDAGCEFCFMEVSSHAIHQRRIAGLDFDMAGFTNITHDHLDYHKTFKEYIQAKKRFFDDLNSDAKAIVNVDDANGLVMVQNTKAKVLTFAVKNVADYKAKVIENSFSGLVLNINNQELWTKLVGGFNAYNIVMVYAIACELGLDQVEVLTSLSKLKAVEGRFEYMQSETNIIGIVDYAHTPDALKNVLSTIQDVRTKNEQVLTIVGCGGDRDKAKRPLMAEIAANMSDKVILTSDNPRSEDPEVIIGEMKQGIPVEKTAKALSITNRKEAIKVACSLAMPGDIVLIAGKGHEKYQEINGERFPFDDFETLKETLKSLNK
- a CDS encoding penicillin-binding protein, with product MSKDKQILIKSYVLYVLVAIVMLIVLVRVVNIQYGDVVEDAPLSADSTESLDVIVDSIPAQRGRILADDGSDLVTSVPLYDLHIDMTVMSDNLFEEVDSLAYNLSNLFKERTEQQWQSYLRKGRVDSSRYLLIQHKVKYTTLQQLRTFPILRESQYKGGFIVEDEFVRQLPNGALAKRTLGYTREGARPVGLEGAFDKYLAGEYGLRTKQWVNGSWKPISADNLKDPVPGADIVTSIDVNIQEVAENELRNQLVNQDAAYGSVVLMEVETGYIKAIANLTKGDDGGYYELYNHAVGTKTDPGSTFKLASLMALLEDGKVTIDDVVGAYGEYHFYDHTIKDSHEGGYGKITVREAFEVSSNVFSKIVYDAYYSDAQKFVDRLKSFGLADTLGLDIAGEPFPVIKNKGEDGWSGITLAQMAIGYEVELTPLQILAFYNAVANDGELIKPQFVKEVRMGNRTVLEYDKVVLKEKICSDNTLEKLKLCLKGVVKNGTGKMLQSSNFDIAGKTGTARLVNTNLGYGEDYQASFVGYFPADEPKYSCIVSIAGPTKQIYGAQVSGTVFSAIADKVYSSSMQYHIDFNKENQPLATVPKVKYGSNVETATALAFTNVDFADNSQGAEWLSGNGTDKVTLKPKKVNRNKVPDVKGMPLNDAVYLLENLGLRVKYRGQGRVVTQSVLPGTELIKGNQIEIGLK
- a CDS encoding FtsL-like putative cell division protein; the protein is MSSNQYIDQDTVDELKVNDSSKKVAGKKKKSGTPRGRVIAQIMSGEFLTKDWFIKNLPFTFYVALLMVLLIGWGYYGETMTKKEVRLQEELGELNSEYYTLSSEYISKKGRRQIKVKLESSGLSESRTSPKKIRVKKYLFEE